A DNA window from Agarivorans sp. TSD2052 contains the following coding sequences:
- the fabG gene encoding 3-oxoacyl-ACP reductase FabG, whose translation MNQQPRVLVTGASRGIGKAIAIRLANEGYQVVMNYRGNHEAAQQALAIVNQQAEQGYLLPFDISQREQAKASIEKDIAENGAYFGVVLNAGIAKDNAFPAMTEQDWDGVIHTNLDGLYNVLHPLIMPMIQTRKGGRIITLSSLSGEVGNRGQVNYSAAKAGIIGATKALALEVAKRKITVNCVAPGLIDTEMMAGLPLDQIKQQIPLRRLGDVEEVAGTVAFLMSKDAAYITRQVISVNGGIA comes from the coding sequence GTGAACCAACAACCACGAGTATTAGTCACTGGTGCTAGCCGGGGTATAGGCAAAGCAATTGCCATTCGTTTAGCGAACGAAGGCTATCAAGTTGTTATGAATTACCGCGGCAACCATGAGGCTGCGCAACAAGCTTTAGCTATTGTTAATCAACAAGCTGAACAAGGCTATTTGCTCCCATTTGATATTAGCCAACGTGAACAAGCAAAAGCATCGATCGAAAAAGATATTGCTGAAAATGGCGCTTATTTTGGCGTGGTGCTAAATGCCGGTATTGCTAAAGACAATGCCTTTCCAGCAATGACCGAACAAGATTGGGATGGTGTTATCCATACTAACTTAGATGGTTTATATAATGTGCTTCACCCCTTAATTATGCCAATGATTCAAACTCGAAAAGGAGGGCGAATTATTACGCTATCTTCTCTTTCTGGTGAGGTAGGTAATCGCGGCCAAGTTAACTATAGCGCCGCCAAAGCAGGCATTATTGGTGCCACCAAAGCGTTAGCATTAGAGGTGGCAAAACGAAAAATAACAGTTAACTGTGTGGCGCCGGGTCTTATTGATACCGAGATGATGGCAGGTTTACCCCTAGACCAAATTAAGCAACAGATCCCTTTACGCCGCTTAGGTGATGTAGAGGAAGTGGCTGGTACTGTGGCCTTCTTGATGTCGAAAGACGCGGCCTATATTACTCGCCAAGTTATTTCTGTTAATGGAGGAATAGCATGA